ATTGGGTCCGACTAGTCCCGTAATCCTGATAAATATACAAGTATAAATCGttgcaatatttataaatcttttgatCATTAAATTTACGGTACGTGTTTGATCCTTTGaactcctcctaaacggctaaaccgattcgaatgatttattttgtatgagTTTGGGTTGGGCCCTGGATATATAGAAATCAGTACGGCAGAACCACCGAACCAGCTAGTTGGTTATAAATCGATTGGTTATAAGTCACGGTCCACCTTGCATACAGTAAGCCCATGtcgtaaatttaattacaataccTATGCGCGTGAAAGAAGCCCCTTCGAGCGAATTACTGCAGACTGTATTTATATCCCGGCTGCGTCCCTGAGCAATCAGTACTCGTCCAAGCTGATTAGCTAATCCATTGGTAAGCGTAAGTCAGAGGAAGGGGTCATGCTTGCACCggtttataacttttttttaaggttttcaaTACTAATGACTTCGACTTGAGCGGAGGGCGCGGCCACAGTGACTCGCACCAACTATAACATACTAATCCCTTTCTTTTACTTACGATGGAGTCTAAAGATCACCCGAGCGCACTTTGGCCCAATCCATTCGATCGATTTGTAAAGGctaacattacaataaaaaccaatatcgatatctatactaatatataaagctgaagagtttgtttgtttgattgtttgtttgaacgcgctaatctcagaaactactggttcgatttgaaaaaatatttttgcgttgactatataacatcacgctgcgaataataggagcgaagatacaatgtaaaatgtggcaaaaacggggaaaattctaaccacgtggacgaagtcgcgggcaataatAAAGACAGTACATTTATATTAGTTTTCTACTATGGAAAACAGCAACCTCAtatgtaaactaaaaaaatattaatgcttaaagtaaaagtttcataaaataaataattacctttAAAAAGCGCGTGGCATGCTTAAGGGTGTCGTCTACTTCTCTAGCCTACAAAtaggtgataaataaaatattaaaataaaaatatggtataaaaagaacaatagcATGAAGTTACCTAAAACCAAAGAAGCATGAGTGATTagcattaaatgaaaattaggATAACTAGATTAGGTacttaatagaataaaataattcgcAAAGAAGTCGTACTGCCTAAGTATATTACTATTTTCgaaacaataatttgaaattatcaCATTGACATGACAACGAAATAAGCTTGATAACAAGCGAGCTTAGTCTGCAAAGTTATTATCAAACAATTCCTGGACTTGTAGATTAAgacatttaaaatgcaaaataaaggCAAAATACAACACCATTGAAtgctacatattatttattcctttcTTACATTTGATAGGTTTCTCTTGAGGCATGGTACACCATGGGAAACAAGTGCCCAATGCATCCAGATGTTCATAAGTATCCACCATAACACccactataaaataatgttaggcTGTTACACTACAGTCATGGAACTATGAGGAGTACAGGAGGAAGGTGCAGTGACATGGAATGTTATACAGGTCAATAGGAGGAGGATAACATACTTAGACTGTTGCAtgtaaaaacatgtaaaatttgTCCATTCAAAAGTTAAATGTCATATGTGAAAACATAATTGTACATATTTGCACATGTAACATTGTTTCATTAGTCTTAAAACCTTAGCCTTTTTACtgatatacatacttttttatGATTGCTAAATACTTACGAATTGAAGACACTTGTTTAACATACTGCACAGCGATTCTCTTTAAGTAGTCCGCATGTTCATCAGAGACAAACAATGCCATGAAGTTATGTGACACATAGGGCTCTAACTTGAGAGGACAATTTGGAGGGTCTCCAACATTCTCCACAACATGTTTCACTGCTTTACCCAGTTGTAATGAAGTCTCATCTGGAGCCTGaaatcaatttacatttatttatttattgtcttttttgacgctttgtaaataatgtatatttttctttttatattgatatagttttaaaaatgtaaatttacatttattagtttttgttttaaagaagtAAGTCAGTTTTTTATTCTCGGATCGATCAATGTTTGCCATGTCAACTAGATTTTCTATAAAACCTGAGATTCACTGATtcacatacaaattaaaatattgaattaattaattataaattaccttaaaaaatgaaactaaagtAATATGAGGAGGAAAGTTATGGGCCCCGTTCCAGCCAGAGATAGCCTTAGACTTGTCCCAAAATTCAAGCAGCTGATTAAGTAATGGTCCCGTAGGACTGGCATAGAATATGTACTCTCTAGGTTCATCAGCATCTATGTGACCATCATTCACATGGGTCAAGAGCCAATCAGATGCTAATTGGACACTGCGGTTACCAGTAGCAGCTAGTGCCTTGAGcctgtaaatgaaaaaataagaaaaataaaaaagtagaattTTGCAGTTTCCAAGAAAAACGGTGTTCGAAAGTGTCGaagatgtttaataaaatcCAAGTCCATAGCGAGCGCATAGgtacataaaactatttttattgatgattatagaatattatgaataattcatataataataaataacatgtttaaaaaTCTACTTACGCCCGGTGTCTTGGAAATCCCATCTGTAAGAGTATTTGAAGTGGAGACGCATCTTGTTTTACTCTACTAGAAGATGATACTTTTCGCGGAGGAATATTtgccatttttataaaatgactttGAAAACTACACCAAACTCGCCGCATAAAAACAATCCATGAAAACAGAATTTGTCAAATTGAAATTGCCATCAGAAAATATTCTATTGCTGCAATCGATGACAGATCCAAGTTGACATAAGAAAACTCAGGGTGACCAGTTAACCCTAAAAACTAAATCACAATTTCACCTGAAACATGGAAACACTcaaatgaaatgtcaaattaactaaattaatttgacaTCGTCTATACGCGTGTGTTACTGTTTCGGTGCTACTGTTTAACTTCTccgataaaatataatagactGTTTTCAATTGTGACTGCAATTCAAAAGTGTTTCAATAATGTATCTGAgatattatttgaatgaaaatggAGACAGGCAGTACACATTGGCGGTAATgatcaaattcttattttataaccTATATCTCACGTGTTTGTTTACCATTTGGCTTTACAGTTgataaaagcatttaaaaagtataaaactcTTTGCCCTAAACTCTTTGTAACGGCTGTATCTACTGTGTTTTACATACTAACTCGTTCATAAACACTTATGTACATGTGTTGATTTTCGGCCTTTAAGTTCAGAGTTATAATAGAATCAACATTTTTATGCACTTATTATACGTATAGCAAGCAGCAATGAAATAACTGgattgtttttcatttacagACTATTGACCCATATGGAAAACCTACAATTTCAGCACATCCAGGTAAATAAACTGATTGTCTTACTTATTAAGCATGGTAAACAACCTACTTggttttcttatttcatttccTTACATTAAAACATATTGTTAAAGGGATATTTTCTTTGTTCCAGCTCGTTTCTCACCTGAAGACAAGTATTCCAGACATAGAATTATTATCAAGAAACGCTTTGGACTGCTCCTGACACAGCAACCAGAACccattctataaaataaataaatgctttttaggttaagtttaattataagattactataatataacattgtagttttattatttatagctgttgcccacgactttgtccacatggttagaagatataatttatgatttatacctgccgtgttttttccacatttttcattgtatcttcccCGTAACACAGGCATTGCATGCCTATTTCGGGCTCAAGtctcatacaattttttttactattggattctgtaatttttgtaatttgtgttGAAAGAATAAAcgtttatcttcgctcctattagttgcagtgTGATGGTatacagcctaaaaccttcctctatgaatggtctgttcaacacaaaaatattttttcaattagaaccagtagttcctaagattagcgtcttcaaacaaacaaacaatctcttcagctttatatattagtgcaGTAGAGTATAGATTTTTCCCAAACCTACTTCTTTTTGTTCACTTGTGGGccatttattatttgctttggCCAATCTCTTTTATTGTAGTGTTAacttataaatcaaattaaaataaagtaaaactaatCTACATTATATGTACAGTCCAAATgcagaaataaattttagacgatagatatttcataaaaaagcaataaaattaaaacatcctCAGTAATGTAGTGCATAGTCATGTAGCCACTCATCAATCTGATAATTTATCGAAAAATACAGGTTGGGGAGAtgctaataattaaaaacaacattattgtaTTCCTCTTTTGCAttaatcaaaaagaaaaaatttaaCTCACGAAACTAGATTAGCGTTAATACTCTAGGAACTACATTCATATGGGTTTATATGAAAATACGCAACAACATTGCTTacgttttttaaagaaattcaaataatcaaaataaattcatagaTCTGCGTACGATTTTCCAATCTACGTTTCGTTGTTGATCAATCCACGCTTTGGTGCTTTTTGAACTTTAGTCAACTGTCAATGTCATCTTTAACTGTCAAGTTTTCCGATTGTTATTGTATAGCATTATTAGTATTGCATTTTTATCGTGGATGGAAttggttatttaaatttataatttctcgTGCAAAATGTCGTATAAAAAAGAAGACTTAAAGGTGTACTGGAGTAAAATAAACTATGCATTCCCGATCCTCAATGACACGATCTTCAGTGACTGCAGCAACACTGAGTACGACGAAATCCAGCAAATTATCATCGGTCTCGGTATTCAGATCAAAATACGGGACCTTGTACTTGTCCATGTTGAGAAATACCTTCGGCAGCATGTTGCCCCTTCGTTTTGGTCGAAATTCGTTAAAGTGGAGGAGGATGTGAAAGGATTTCAACTGTTCAAGTCTGCGGTGAACGATCTCTACGACTCCGTAACAAATTTCTCAGGAATGCTACAAAGATTAACCTTACTCAACAACAGCTGCAGTGATAATAAACCTATATATGGAGAGAAAGATATAGTTTCTGGGTTTAAACAACTGCTTAGAGCAACTCTTCTATCTCAGTTGCCATTAGACTTCCAAGTAATCATAAATTGTTTCTACAaagtttcttttaatgtttttgataatgAATATGAGAGCTCTGACATGGGTGAAGATGTCATG
The window above is part of the Trichoplusia ni isolate ovarian cell line Hi5 chromosome 11, tn1, whole genome shotgun sequence genome. Proteins encoded here:
- the LOC113498901 gene encoding H/ACA ribonucleoprotein complex subunit 3, whose protein sequence is MYLRYYLNENGDRQYTLATIDPYGKPTISAHPARFSPEDKYSRHRIIIKKRFGLLLTQQPEPIL